The nucleotide window CCGTGAGCGGCGGGATGCCGATGGGAGGGCCGACGGTACCGGGAGAGGCCTGTTGCTGCCGCGACTTGCTCCTCGCCCTGAGTATCGCTAGGGTAGCGACTGGCTCGTTGACTGAGGCCAATAGGGAAAGCCGATCCATATGTTCAAGGCAACGAATATCGCACGAGCAGACCCGGCCGATGCAACGCTCATCGCCGAGATGGTCGGTGAACTGCTGCGGGAAATTACGACGACGATCGGTGAGGCCGTGTTTCGATTCGACCACGACGCGACGGAATCTCGCGCGCAGGATTGGTTGACCAATCGGTCTTACGCGGTCTTCCTGGCGCGGAATCCGGAAGAGGTTCAGACGATGGGGTTTCTGAGCGTCTATGAAAGCTATGGGTTGTATGCGGGTGGACGGTTCGGGACGATCCCGGAGGTCTATGTGCGTGCGGCCTATCGCTCACGGGGTGTGGGCGCCCACCTCTTGAGGGAGGTCAAGCGTTATGGCGAGACCAGGGGATGGACCAGGTTGGAGGTAACCACACCTCCCTTGCCACAGTTTGAACGGACGATGAAGTTCTATAGGAGCCAAGGGTTTCAGGTATCCGGGGGAAGAAAGCTCAAGGTCGATCTGCCGTGAAACCGGTGATTCAAGAGGAGCGGACAGGATGTGGTATTGCCGCTGTGGCGGCGATCGCGGGAGTGTCCTACGCAACGGCGAAACAGGCGGCCGGTTCGGCCGGCATTGTGGCTGCCGACCCGCGGCTGTGGTCGAATCTCCACCACGTCCGTCGCCTGCTTTCCAGGTTTGGGATACGGTCCGGTCGATCGACTAGACCCTTTCGCTCATGGAATTCCCTGCCTGCCTGCGCCCTCTTGGCCATCAAGTGGCACAGGCACGAGAGCGGCACGTTCTGGCATTGGGTCGTGTATGTGGCGGACGAGGCAGGAGCCTACGTGTTGGACTCCAAGAGTGCACTGAAGACACACGTCCGAACGGATTTCGGTCGAATGAAGCCCAAGTGGTATCTGCCGGTGTTCACGATGCGGCGATCACGGCGACAAGCGCAAGATCGGTCACCGGCCGGCTGACGATTTCATTAGACTGTCCGCTTGCGGGGGCAGGAAGCCTCGATAACCACGATGGCGTTCCGCCAGCTCCAGTACTGAAAACGGATGACCACCTACCATTTCAGGCGCCGAGAAAATCTGACGTAGCTGGTCTCCTTGCGCTCCTACGATCTTTCCCGCGAAGACGATGCCTTGACCTTTCAAACGTTCGATCGCGGTTTCGATGTCTTCGATCCTCACGGCGATATGATGAAACTGTTCATCTCCAAACTGCTCGACCCACCCAGGAATGATGCTGGTCTTCCCGCGATCGTCCGGATATGCCTGATCGACGAAGAGCGCCGGGTAGCCGTTCTTTCGGAAGACCTTGGCGTACCAGTCGTCGAATTCGAGCGTTTCGTCATAGGCATAGCCGAGCGTCACAAACGGCTTCACCCGTCGATCGATGTCCGTGGTACGGAGCGTGAGGTGATCGATGACCGGCGTAAACCCGACTCCGACCTGATCCAGCATCCGCTTCAGGGTCGCGGCAGCTCCGTTGCGCTGCAGGTACTCTGCGACCATCTTTTCTAGCAGGCGGTCCAGTTCCAGATTGTGGTCCATGCTCACCTCTTGATTCAGGACGACGAACCGAACTTGATTCCTTGGGCAAGCGGAAGGTCGGTGCCCCAGTTCACCGTGTTGGTCTGCCGTCGCATATAGGCTTTCCAGGCATCGGACCCTGCCTCCCGGCCGCCCCCGGTCTCTTTTTCGCCCCCGAACGCTCCGCCGATTTCCGCGCCGGATGTACCGATATTGATGTTGGCAATGCCGCAATCGCTGCCGGCGGCTGAGAGAAATCGCTCGCTATGGTGCAGACTGGTGGTGAACATGGCGGAGGAGAGACCCTGAGGGACGCTGTTCTGGAGTTCGATGGCCTGTTCGATCTCGTGGAATGGCATGACGTACAAGATTGGCGCAAAGGTTTCGCGCTGAACGACCGGCCATTGATTGTGTGCACGGACGATCGTCGGCTCGACGAAATAGCCGGCGCGAGGGAGGACTTTCCCGCCGTGGAGGATTTGGCCTCCCTCGGCCTTGATTTCCTCGATTGCCTGGCGATAGGCCTCGACAGCGGCCCGATCGATCAAGGGGCCCATGAGCACGTTCGGCTCCAGCGGATTGCCGATCGGGATCTGACCGTATGCCTTGACGAGTTTGGTGAGCAGCTCGTCTGCCTGCGACTCGTGCACAAACAACCGTCGAGTGGTCGTGCACCGTTGTCCCGCCGTCCCCACCGCTCCGAAGACAATCGCGCGCGTGGCCATGTCGAGATCGGCCGTCTCGTCGACGATGACCGCGTTGTTGCCGCTGAGTTCCAGCAAAGTCCGGCCCAGACGCCGGCCGACCACGGAGGCCACTTGTCGTCCGACCGTGACGGAGCCGGTAAAGGAGATCAGCGGCAGACGACGATCCTCCACCATGGTCTCAGCGAGAGACTGCTGATCGGTGATGAACAGCGAGAACACGCCGGGTAAGCCCTGTTGTTCCATGACTCGGTTGCAGATGTGCTGCACCGCGATCGCGCAGAGCGGGGCCTTCGGAGAAGGCTTCCAGACGACCGTATCCCCGGCAATGGCCGCCAAGAAGGCGTTCCATGCCCAAACGGCGACGGGAAAATTGAACGCGGTAATGACTCCCACCGGCCCCAGGGGATGCCATTGCTCGGACAGTCGATGGGCCGGGCGCTCGGAAGGCATCGTCGCTCCGTAGAGCATGCGCGACTGTCCGACGGCAAGGTCGGCCATGTCGATCACCTCCTGGACTTCGCCCTCGCCTTCCGCCTTGATCTTTCCCGTCTCCAGGGAGACCAGCGTTCCAAGCGGATCTTTCTTTTCTCGCAAGATCTGTCCAATCTGTCGGACGACCTCACCACGTTTCGGAGCCGGAACGAGCCGCCATCGCTGGAAGGCCTCA belongs to Nitrospira sp. and includes:
- a CDS encoding aldehyde dehydrogenase family protein; protein product: MSSAQDILRELGIQGTNAGGSTGSGRWCGPSSMPLLQSMNPTTGDPVAGVHPCTLPDYDRILKDSLEAFQRWRLVPAPKRGEVVRQIGQILREKKDPLGTLVSLETGKIKAEGEGEVQEVIDMADLAVGQSRMLYGATMPSERPAHRLSEQWHPLGPVGVITAFNFPVAVWAWNAFLAAIAGDTVVWKPSPKAPLCAIAVQHICNRVMEQQGLPGVFSLFITDQQSLAETMVEDRRLPLISFTGSVTVGRQVASVVGRRLGRTLLELSGNNAVIVDETADLDMATRAIVFGAVGTAGQRCTTTRRLFVHESQADELLTKLVKAYGQIPIGNPLEPNVLMGPLIDRAAVEAYRQAIEEIKAEGGQILHGGKVLPRAGYFVEPTIVRAHNQWPVVQRETFAPILYVMPFHEIEQAIELQNSVPQGLSSAMFTTSLHHSERFLSAAGSDCGIANINIGTSGAEIGGAFGGEKETGGGREAGSDAWKAYMRRQTNTVNWGTDLPLAQGIKFGSSS
- a CDS encoding VOC family protein codes for the protein MDHNLELDRLLEKMVAEYLQRNGAAATLKRMLDQVGVGFTPVIDHLTLRTTDIDRRVKPFVTLGYAYDETLEFDDWYAKVFRKNGYPALFVDQAYPDDRGKTSIIPGWVEQFGDEQFHHIAVRIEDIETAIERLKGQGIVFAGKIVGAQGDQLRQIFSAPEMVGGHPFSVLELAERHRGYRGFLPPQADSLMKSSAGR
- a CDS encoding GNAT family N-acetyltransferase, which produces MFKATNIARADPADATLIAEMVGELLREITTTIGEAVFRFDHDATESRAQDWLTNRSYAVFLARNPEEVQTMGFLSVYESYGLYAGGRFGTIPEVYVRAAYRSRGVGAHLLREVKRYGETRGWTRLEVTTPPLPQFERTMKFYRSQGFQVSGGRKLKVDLP